The Xenopus tropicalis strain Nigerian chromosome 7, UCB_Xtro_10.0, whole genome shotgun sequence genome includes a region encoding these proteins:
- the LOC116412376 gene encoding leukocyte immunoglobulin-like receptor subfamily A member 6 — MSRTDCRSLFLCYSKPGKDSLCHFFSSHPQGADDTVQIWALPSTNISVGGNLTILCQRAEQGDTFVLYKDEDIVSEQEPAGAIAQFHIYHVQPKDTGPYYCLRKSSQSDFELSDQIDIIIEGTGNEVSRQNTDYTISNTVRLALAGLLLTVTILLATENCHTKKSQLQNEELSHYHYNIYSIQC, encoded by the exons ATGTCAAGGACAGACTGTCGCTCACTATTtctctgctattctaagcctgGGAAG gacTCACTGTGTCATTTCTTTTCTTCTCACCCACAAGGGGCAGATGACACTGTGCAGATATGGGCTTTGCCCAGTACCAACATCTCCGTGGGAGGAAACCTCACCATCCTGTGCCAAAGGGCAGAGCAAGGAGATACCTTTGTTTTATATAAGGATGAAGATATTGTATCAGAGCAGGAACCTGCAGGAGCAATAGCCCAATTCCACATATACCATGTACAGCCAAAGGATACAGGGCCATACTACTGCCTGAGAAAatccagccaatcagactttGAGCTTAGCGATCAAATAGATATTATTATAGAAG GTACAGGTAACGAGGTTTCCAGACAGAATACAGATTATACCATATCAAATACAGTACGTCTTGCACTGGCAGGACTCCTGCTTACAGTCACCATTCTCCTTGCTACTGAGAACTGCCATACCAAGAAGAGCCAGCTACAAAATGAAGAACTGAGCCATTAccactataatatatattctattcAGTGTTAG
- the LOC101731078 gene encoding uncharacterized protein LOC101731078, with amino-acid sequence MHFQHFFIHFFILLFLFFIFTNSATVPTLLCLKCDKDFEKIKDEFIHLFDMKDVLGSSKLDFIKPAIKKIFTATFEVVIAKMEERRLDKIGISELAKEFRKTMKSIKDTKAKGTEFIKAIESNIQELKRKAEIIAQTFEQERSCPNLKGGFKCGVLEQKIIQCGTCKEQTLVCVGGSNEKKCDETVSNCLMCVCRAGVCHHRTTKQPCQPCTGYQKCLNEVLHCKDQDLRVAEGEDLKFDCNLKFLNLVDEKFEFVLEKREESGVSSTQTANKPNFLIAKAGKEVSGRYSCTAKAKDVMFPISRVDFTVKVVSPPEPEFLGSSVPSPAEKFKFKDIRLAKIMVITGTVTCLAITASIMTCICLLIRESHKEEEARAQKKQTVLEEVKISIDSEKSKPGTREKATQTDV; translated from the exons ATGCATTTCCAgcattttttcatacatttttttattcttttatttttattttttatattcactAATTCAGCTACTGTTCCTACATTATTATGTCTGAAATGTGACAAGGATTTCGAAAAAATCAAGGATGAATTCATACACTTATTTGACATGAAAGATGTACTTGGATCTTCCAAACTGGATTTTATTAAGCCAgctataaagaaaatatttactgCTACGTTTGAGGTAGTTATTGCCAAGATGGAAGAGAGGAGACTGG ATAAAATCGGGATAAGTGAATTGGCCAAGGAGTTCAGGAAAACAATGAAATCTATAAAAGATACTAAAGCTAAAG GAACCGAATTTATCAAGGCCATAGAATCCAACATCCAAGAGCTTAAACGGAAAGCCGAGATTATTGCTCAAACGTTTGAGCAAGAAC GTTCATGCCCCAATCTGAAAGGTGGCTTCAAATGTG GAGTTCTTGAGCAGAAAATTATTCAGTGCGGCACATGCAAAGAGCAGACTCTGGTGTGTGTCGGGGGCTCCAATGAGAAGAAATGTGACG aaaCTGTGTCCAACTGCCTGATGTGTGTGTGTCGGGCAGGAGTTTGTCACC ACAGAACAACTAAGCAACCGTGCCAACCTTGCACAGGCTACCAGAAGTGCCTCAATGAGGTGTTACATTGTAAAG ATCAGGATCTCCGAGTTGCTGAAGGCGAAGACCTAAAGTTTGACTGCAACCTAAAGTTTCTCAACCTTGTTGATGAAAAGTttgaatttgttttagaaaag AGAGAAGAATCGGGCGTCTCATCCACGCAGACCGCCAACAAACCGAACTTCCTTATAGCAAAAGCCGGCAAGGAAGTTTCAGGCCGTTACAGCTGTACGGCAAAGGCCAAGGATGTAATGTTTCCAATAAGCAGAGTGGATTTTACAGTAAAAG TTGTGAGCCCACCAGAACCTGAATTTCTGGGCTCATCAGTTCCATCTCCTGctgaaaaatttaaatttaaagataTTCGGTTGGCCAAGATAATGGTTATAACTGGCACTGTAACCTGCTTGGCCATTACTGCATCGATAATGACCTGCATATG TTTATTAATAAGAGAAAGCCACAAAGAAGAAGAGGCTCGTGCCCAGAAGAAACAAACGGTACTGGAAGAAGTAAAGATCTCCATTGATAGTGAGAAGAGCAAGCCGGGCACTAGAGAAAAGGCAACACAAACAGATGTCTGA